The following coding sequences lie in one Veillonellaceae bacterium genomic window:
- a CDS encoding 2-oxoacid:ferredoxin oxidoreductase subunit gamma — protein sequence MWQISLSGTGGQGLILAGIILAEAAILDGKEAIQTQSYGPEARGGASKSEVIISSETIDYPKVLSADLLLAMSQEACVKYINVLKKNGKLIIDTTYVKELPSVDAQLLQLPITKAAREQLGNAMFANIIALGALVGATSLVSEESLVAAVLHRVPKGTEDINQKALQIGLDMGKCEA from the coding sequence ATGTGGCAAATAAGCCTTAGTGGAACAGGCGGACAAGGTTTAATCCTTGCCGGTATCATTTTAGCCGAAGCTGCTATTTTAGACGGTAAAGAGGCTATCCAGACTCAATCTTACGGACCGGAAGCCCGGGGCGGAGCAAGTAAGTCTGAAGTAATAATCAGCAGCGAAACCATCGACTACCCCAAAGTTCTTTCGGCTGATTTGCTTCTTGCTATGAGTCAAGAAGCCTGCGTTAAATATATTAACGTTTTGAAAAAGAACGGAAAACTAATCATAGATACTACCTATGTAAAAGAGCTACCTTCGGTTGATGCACAACTATTACAATTGCCCATTACCAAAGCCGCTCGCGAGCAGCTTGGCAACGCAATGTTCGCAAATATTATTGCTCTCGGGGCCTTGGTAGGAGCAACGAGTCTTGTTAGCGAAGAGTCTTTAGTTGCTGCAGTGCTTCACCGTGTTCCTAAAGGTACAGAAGATATTAACCAGAAAGCTCTACAAATCGGCCTTGATATGGGGAAATGTGAGGCTTAA